Proteins found in one archaeon genomic segment:
- a CDS encoding chlorite dismutase family protein: protein MTEGQGPTDEGKVRYLKYTFFKLSKGFRSKDGEARKAMKADFLSALGRHVGKVGLQCFSLVGLRGDVDFLVVADADDVLEFQALVSDLLGTSLGRYLDVPYSYLALRRGSQYLGEHRHPGQEVAGQSGTGISKFIFVYPFVKKREWYRLPFEERRRMMGDHFRIGHKYPKIKINTGYSFGLDDQEFVLSFEGDDPSDFLKLVEELRGSEASMYTALETPIFTCARVRPERMLDLAG, encoded by the coding sequence TTGACAGAGGGCCAAGGTCCGACCGACGAGGGCAAGGTCAGGTACCTGAAGTACACCTTCTTCAAGCTCTCGAAGGGCTTCCGCTCCAAGGACGGGGAGGCCCGAAAGGCGATGAAGGCAGACTTCCTCTCCGCCCTCGGGAGGCACGTTGGAAAGGTCGGTCTGCAGTGCTTCTCACTTGTCGGACTAAGAGGCGACGTCGACTTCCTCGTGGTCGCCGACGCTGACGACGTCCTAGAGTTTCAGGCGCTCGTCTCCGACCTACTCGGGACCAGCCTGGGAAGATACCTGGACGTTCCCTACTCTTACCTAGCTCTGAGGAGGGGCTCGCAGTACCTTGGAGAACACCGCCATCCCGGACAGGAGGTTGCGGGGCAGTCTGGGACTGGGATTTCCAAGTTCATCTTCGTCTATCCTTTCGTCAAGAAGAGGGAATGGTACAGGCTCCCGTTCGAGGAGAGGAGGAGGATGATGGGAGACCACTTCAGGATAGGCCACAAGTACCCAAAGATCAAGATCAACACCGGCTATTCGTTCGGCCTGGACGACCAGGAGTTCGTACTCTCGTTCGAAGGAGACGACCCAAGCGACTTCCTCAAGCTCGTCGAGGAGCTCAGAGGTTCGGAGGCGAGCATGTACACCGCCCTCGAAACGCCGATATTCACCTGCGCGAGGGTCCGGCCTGAGAGGATGCTGGACCTGGCGGGATAG